The following are encoded in a window of Streptomyces sp. Go-475 genomic DNA:
- a CDS encoding right-handed parallel beta-helix repeat-containing protein: MEASYWRVSDLEIVNGPYGVYCDGCDGNVFARLRTHDNYESGFQLQGDSSHNQILDLDSHGNRDPRKNGESADGLAIKEGGGTGNVVRGARLWNNVDDGFDAWEFASPVTIENTVAYGNGFNRWNFPDFAGDGNGFKLGGGSPAPAVAHTVRGSVSFKNAKHGLTDNGNPGSLVLGRNSTYGNGGTGFDADVPGGTARLTGNLSVADRRAAAVGAKTVADGNSWNLGGTWDAASVRSTDPGPLIGPRAADGSLPKAPEFLVPRSGTAIGARF, from the coding sequence ATGGAGGCGTCGTACTGGCGCGTCTCGGACCTGGAGATCGTCAACGGCCCGTACGGGGTGTACTGCGACGGCTGCGACGGCAACGTCTTCGCACGGCTGCGCACGCACGACAACTACGAGTCCGGCTTCCAGCTCCAGGGCGACTCGAGCCACAACCAGATCCTGGACCTGGACAGCCACGGCAACCGCGACCCGCGCAAGAACGGCGAGAGCGCCGACGGCCTGGCCATCAAGGAGGGCGGCGGCACGGGGAACGTGGTGCGCGGCGCCCGGCTGTGGAACAACGTCGACGACGGCTTCGACGCCTGGGAGTTCGCCTCGCCCGTGACGATCGAGAACACGGTGGCGTACGGCAACGGCTTCAACCGCTGGAACTTCCCCGACTTCGCGGGCGACGGCAACGGCTTCAAGCTCGGCGGCGGCAGCCCGGCCCCGGCGGTGGCCCACACCGTGCGGGGCAGCGTCTCCTTCAAGAACGCCAAGCACGGCCTCACCGACAACGGCAACCCGGGCTCCCTCGTCCTCGGCCGCAACTCCACGTACGGCAACGGCGGTACGGGCTTCGACGCCGACGTCCCGGGCGGGACCGCCCGGCTCACCGGCAATCTGTCCGTCGCGGACCGGCGCGCGGCGGCCGTCGGCGCCAAGACCGTCGCCGACGGCAACTCCTGGAACCTCGGCGGGACATGGGACGCCGCCTCGGTACGGAGCACCGATCCGGGTCCGCTCATCGGGCCCCGGGCGGCGGACGGTTCGCTGCCGAAGGCACCGGAGTTCCTCGTGCCACGATCCGGCACGGCGATCGGGGCGCGTTTCTGA